The nucleotide sequence TTCACCTGGAGCTTCCTGACCACCTTGTTGGCCGTGTGCTTCATGCGGGTGAAGACGAGGGCCTTGGACACCTCGGGATCGTTCAGGAGCGAGACCAGGAGCGCATCCTTGTTCCCCTTGTCCACGAAGAGGACCTTCTGCGAAACGAGTTCCACCGTGGGTTGTTCGGGGGATATGGAGACCCTGACGGGATTCCTCACCATGGTGCCTGCGAGATCCACCATGTCACGAGGCATGGTGGCCGAGATGAACATGGTCTGCCGTTCCGCCGGCAGGTGCGCGAGCACCCTGCGGATGTCGGGGATGAACCCCATGTCGAGCATCCTGTCCACCTCGTCGAGGACGAAGATCTCCACCCTTTCGAGGCGGACGAACCCCTGTCCCATGAGATCCAGGAGTCTGCCCGGAGTCGCGGTCAGGATGTCCGTACCGCGGGTCAGGGCCGCGGTCTGCCGCGACTGGTTCACCCCTCCGAAGATCACGGCATGGCTCAGCCGGAGGTGTCTGCCGTAGGAGCCGATGCTCTCGTCTATCTGAGCCGCGAGTTCCCTGGTCGGAGCCAGGATGAGCGCACGGGGCGAACCCGGGACCGGCGCCCTGCGATCGGCGTAGAGCCTCTGGAGCATCGGGAGCGCGAAGGCTGCCGTCTTGCCGGTGCCCGTCTGGGCCGTGCCCATGATGTCCCTGCCGGCCAGGAGGTGAGGTATGCACTTCTCCTGGATCGGAGTGGGGGAAGTGTAGCCCTCTGCTGCGATGGCCCTCCTGATCTCGGGGATCAGGGCCTCGAACACGCCCTCCGGATCCGCTGCACGGGCCCGTTCCGCTGACGACCCCGCCGTCGTGGCTGCCGTCTTCGTCTGTTCAGTCATTTTCTCCGTGTCCGGCTTCGTTGTTACAGATCTAGACCCGCCGGACGCGTGGTGGAGAAACGGCCGCACAAGCGCGGCTGCGGGCGATCCATTTCAAATCGTGAAGGCCCGCGGTGAGCAGGCTCTCTTGAGGGGGCGGCACATCCGCGGAAACCGGCAAAAGAGGCATTCTCAGGTCAGGAATATATGCACTGTCAGAATCCGACGCAAATCGCGGGCTTCAAACATGCGGAAACAGCCTTTCCGGCAGCATTCTTCGAGGTCTTCGATGCCGGGCCGGCTCCGGGACGGCTGTTCAGCGGGTCACGGAGCCGTGAGGCCGTGCGATGCGGGCGGAGATCAGCGTCAGCACTCCAGCCGACAGCAGGGCCGCCCCTGCCCACCTGATGCCCGATGCTGTCGAGGAATGGCGGGCATATTCGGCCGCAATGCCCGGAGGCGGGTCCTGGTAGGGTATCCCCGCGAAGAGGACGTCGTAGACGAAGCCCGCGATCACCGCGATCAGCCCGGCGGCCAGCAGGGCCAGGGCGGCCTTTGCCAGCGGGGACGACCGGGGCCGTGCAGGGGTGTTCATGATGCGATTCTATCAGGGCTTCCGATTTCGGACAAGAGCCGGGCTGTTCGGGTTCCGGCGGTACCGCGGACCACGGGCTCGACAGGCATGGTCTCGAAAAGTCGAGGCGGGGCCGGAGCCCCGCCTCTCCTGCCGTACGGGACGCGCCGCTAGATGACGGAGTGCTTCCTGCCGACCTTCACGAAGGCCTCGATGGCCTTGTCGATATGGTCCTTCGTGTGCGCGGCCGAGAGCTGGACCCGGATGCGGGACTGCCCCTTCGCCACGACGGGATAGAAGAAGCCTATCACGTATATCCCCTCGGCCAGCATGTCCTTCGCGAATGCCTGGGCCACGGGGGCGTCGTCGGGCGTGAACTTGGTGAACATGATGGGGACGATCGCGTGGTCGCCGGGGAGTATCTCGAAACCGGCGGCAGTCATCTTCTCACGGAAGTACTTCTGGTTCCATTCGAGCCTGTCGCGGAGCTCCGTGGAGCCGCTCAGGACCTCGAGGACCTTCATCGTGGCGCCGACTACCGACGGGGCCACGGTGTTGGAGAAGAGGTAGGGGCGGGAGACCTGGCGCAGCCAGTCTATGAGGACGGCGCGCCCGCTGGTGCAGCCGCCGCTGGCGCCGCCCAGGGCCTTGCCGAACGTGGTGGTGATCAGGTCGACCTTGTCCATGACGCCGAAGTACTCGTGGGTGCCGCGGCCGGTCCTCCCCACGAATCCGGAGGCGTGGCTGTCGTCGACCATCACGAGCGCGTCATACTTCTCCGCGAGCGCGCAGATCCTGTCCAGCGGCGCCAGGTCGCCGTTCATGCTGAACACGCCGTCCGTGGCTATCATGCGGTACTTGCAGTTCCTGACCTCTTCGAGCTGGAGCACCCCCTCCAGACCGAGCTGCTTCTTGCCGTCGAACTCGCACTCGCCCGGGCCCATCTGGATGTGGGAATAGACGTATCGCTTGGCCTTGCAGAGCCTCACGCCGTCGATGATGGAGGCGTGGTTGAGCTGGTCGGCGATTATGGCGCAGTCCTGGTCGAGGAAGGGCTCGAAGACGCCGCCGTTTGCATCGAAGCAGGCTGCGTAGAGGATGGTGTCCTCGGTGCCCAGGAACTCGCTGACCTTCTTCTCGAGCTGCTTGTGGATGTCCTGCGTGCCGCAGATGAAGCGCACGCTGGACATGCCGTACCCGCGCCTGTCGACGGTGTCCTTCGCGGCCTGGAGGACCGCGGGGTGGCTGGACAGGCCGAGGTAGTTGTTGGCGCAGAAGTTGAGGACCCTGCGCCCGCCCACCGTGATCTCGGCGCCCTGGTGGGACTCTATGATGCGCTCCTCCTTGTAGAGCCCATCCTTCTTCTTTGTCTCGATCAGCTTCGACAGATCCTCGAAGATCCTCCTGGACATCTCCTCACCTCTCTGTACTTATGTAACTGGGATATGACGGGACACGACATCGCTAATCTAGCCGCTGCCCCGCCCGGGGGGAAGTGCCGGGCCGCCTATTCCACCCAGTCCAGCCTCACGCCCAGGGGATCGGGATACGTGAAGGTCCCGAAGGGGGTGTCTATCGACGGCTGGATCTCGAGCAGGAGCCTGCCGAGGTGATCGTCGTCCCTGAGATCGCCGTCTATCCCTCCGACCGCCAGGGCGAGGTCGATGAAATCGAGCGCATCCATGGCCGACAGCACCTGGACTGCGTCGAAGCCGATGTCGAGAGGCAGGATCGTCGTGGTGGAGTCGCCCGGCACCTCGAACGGGTCGAGCCACTCGCCCGAGGCCACACAGGTCGTGTCGAAGCCGGCTCCCGACTCGGTATCCATGTAGAGGTCCCACGGCATCGACAGGATCGTGGCCGCGGCCAGCAGGAAGCCGGAGGAGCCGTCGTTGGGATTGTGTATCCCGACGTTCAGGATCATGTCGACGGGCACCTCGCCCTCGGCCCAGTACGAGACCACCTGGATGACCTGGGCGGCGTCGAGTTCTGAGAGGTTGTCCAGCTCTATCCCGCAGATGGTGAAGTCCTCGGTGTTCTCGAGCCTGAAGGACAGATTCGAGAATCCTAGGGGATCGGTGATGCTGCACGAGCACGAAGCCGCCATGATGACGGCCAGGGCGGCCGCGAACAGGTTCCTGGGAGACATCTCATCCACCTTTCCTGCAGAACACTTCGGTCCATGGCGGCACCCCCCGGTGGGCCGGCACGTTCAGAACCAGCGCCAGTCGACCGGAGCCCTGGCCGAAACGACATCCATGGCGGCCTGGGCGATGACGGCCGCCTCCCCGGGTCCTATGCCCCCGGGAACGTATCCGGCGCCCTGTGCGCTCTCCCCCGTCAGGAGCGAGTAGATGACGCAGGCCGCGAGGTACGTTCCGGTCATCGTGGGATGGCTCTGGTCGTCCTCCCACAGGTCCAGCGACGGTTCCATCCCGAGCGCACTGAGCCAGGCCGTCCCGACCGGGGCGACGGATGCGTCGAGATGAGCCCCCGCGTACGAATAGGCGTATTCCAGATCTGCGAGCGTCCCGGGGGCGTACTCCCTCGGCCAGGTCATGAAGAAGCCCGTCCGGCCTCCGCGGGCCGTGACGAGCGAATCGAGGCGGAAGGCATACTCCCACATGCTCCCGGGATCCTCGATGGGCCTGAGGCTCTGTTCCTGGAGTATCACGAGATCCCACTCCCGCGACTGCAGCAGCATCCTCAGCGCAGGGTCGTGGAAGTGGTCCTCCAGGGTGGCGCCGCCGACGGTGTATCCGGCGACCACGGTCTCGAGGACGGGGAATCCCCCGGAAAGAAGCGAGTCGACATGGGCCGGGAGCCCTCCGTTGGCGTAGGTGTAGCTGTTCCCGACGAACAGGAGCGACAGCGGGGGATCCGGAGGCAGGAACCCGCCCGCGGACGCCTCCGCCACGAACAAGTCCTCGTTGATCCTGTATCCGGCATGCACTTCGAGGAAGGCCGGATCGCCCGTCATTTCCGGGAGGGCGAGGGGGACCGCATCGCATCCGCCGTCCTCGTGCCGGAACAGGACGAGTGCCGAAGAGGAAGGCGGCAGGGTCGTCAGCGCCTCGCCCGCCGCGAGGGTGTCGCCGGTTTCGAGGGCGAACGTGTCGGCTCCCAGGACCAGCGAGACGCCCGACGCCCGCTGGGAGGACGGATCCAGGAAGGGCATGCAGTTCATGACGACTTCCACGTCGAGATGGACTACATCCTGAGGATCGGCCGGGCCCGACGCGCACGCCGCCGCGACCATCAGAACGACTGCCGCCGCGAACCGCGCCTCCCTCACCTCATCCCTCCGGCCATCACCCTCCGACCTCTAGTCCCATGCTCCCGCCTCCGACCTCCGGCCTCTCCTCTTGCCGATGATACCTCTCCGCCGATCCTCCGGCACCCCGTACCGGCCGGGCTGGCAGACCCGCGGCACGGCCGGGTATCTTTCGATCCATGAGTACTCCGATTCCCGTCAGGCGTTCCAATGCTCTCCTGGCCGCTCTCTCCCTGGGAGCCAGCCTGGCCCTGACGGCAGTCTCGGCGCCTGCCGCCCCGCTCGACGACACCTACATCCATCTCGTCTTCGGCCGCAACCTCGCCCGGGGCGGATTCATGCAGTTCAACCCCGGCACCCCCTCGACAGGCCTCACGAGCCCGGTCTGGGTGATGCCGTCGGCGGCGGCCTCCCTGGCCGGCAGCGCCGCACCGGCCTTGCTCATGGGCATTTCGGCGGCTGCAGGAGCCCTCGCGGTGCTCGCCGGCGGAGGGGCGGCGCCTCTGCTGCTCCTTTGCGGACCGCTGATCTTCCACTCCTCGAGCGGGATGGAGACGGCACTGGCCGCTCTCCTCGCAACCGTCATCTCCGCCGGGCTGGCGTCCCGGCGCCTCGGAGGCCTGCCCCTGGGGCTCGTGCTTTCTGCGGCGGTCCTGACAAGGCCGGAGACCGCTCTGCTCTGCATCCCCGCGGCGCTCGGCGCCGGCGGCAGGAGGGAATTCGCCCTCCGGATCCTCCCCCCGGCTGCCGTGATCGTTCTGTGGGCGGCCTGGAACGTGCACGCCTCGGGCTCCCCCCTGCCCTCCACCTTCCATGCCAAGGTGTCGGGCACTGATTTCTCAGGCCTGCCCGGACTCGTCGCGAGGCTCCTCCTGATGGCCCCGCTGGCTCTCCCGGCGGCGCTCATGGGGATCGTCGGCATGGCCGGAAGGAGGAATCCCGCCTGGCTCTGCGTCCCTCTGCTCGCTGCCGCGGCGTTCGCCACCGCTCCCAACCACTTCAACCAGCTCCGGTACCACGTTCCGTGGCTCTGCGCCGCCATGCCGGCCGCGTCGGCATGGCTGAGGGGGAGAAGCCTGCGCCTGCTGCCGGGACGCACGGGGATCCCGGCCTTCGCCGCGACTCTGCTCCTCATGGTCCCGGGCGCCGCCTTCATGGCCCGGCAGAGGGTCCGCGCTGCATTCGACGTGCGGACGATCGACATCGCGCCGGCGCTCCTCGTGGATTCCCTTGCCTCGGATGGTGATGTGGCGGCTTCCGGTGACATAGGGGCGATCGCCTGGATCACGGGGCTCGAGATCCTCGATCTGGACGGGCTCGTCACGCCCGAGAGGCTCCCGGGGCCTTCCAGGGAGGGGTGGGGATGGATCGGCGCGAGATCCGACTGGCTGGTCGCCTTCCCGCGTCAGTATTCGGATCTCGTCTCGGAGGCCGGCGGCGCCCTGGAGTTCGTGGAGGGTTTCGGGAGCCCGTCACCGGCAGTTTGTGGAGAGGATTCCGTCGCGGTCTGGAGGGTCAGTCCATCGCCCCGGCGCGGGGCGAGAGGGTCGGGGCTGCCGTGAACCTGGGCTGCGCGAGGCCTGCCAGGGACGGATACAGGAGCCTGTAGATCTCGTAGTTGGCGAGGACCTTCTCGACATAGCGCCTGGTTTCGTTGAAGGTGATCCTGCAGAAGAAGAGGTCGTCGGAGAGGGTGGAGGCCCCCCAGCGGCCTGCCGCGTTGTGGGGCCCGCCATTGTAGGATGCGAGCAGCTTCACCGGCCCGTCTACCTCCGAGGCGACCCCGGACAGGTAGCATATGCCGTATCTCAACGACACCCCGGGCTCGAAGAGCGCGTCGGGCGAGTAGTCGTCCCAGCCCTGCCGCGAGGCCACGTATTCCGAGGTGCTCGGGATCATCTGTATCAGGCCCCTGGCTCCGGCGGGAGAGCTCGCGCCGGGCTGGAACATGCTCTCCTGCCTCATGATGGACCATACGAGCAGCGGGTCGAACCCGAAGTCGGCGCTGGTGCGGAGCACGGGCCCGGGCCAGGCGGCAGGATATCTGAGCCGCCAGAGGTCGGCCGGCCAGGGTTCGGGTGCCACGGTCGAGAGCCTCCAGCCGCAGTTCGGCATCCGTTCCCAGACGTCGTGCTCGAGGTAGAAGAGGGCCATCCTGCCCCCTCCCCCGACTTCCTCCTCGGCCGCCTTGAACTCCGCCACGGCCCACCGCCTGAGGCCCGCATCGAGCAGTACGGCCCCGCGCCTCGAGGAGGCTGTCGAGGGTGCCGGGACCACTCCGTTCCTGGTCATCCAGGCCTCGAGAGGTTCCGATGAGATGCCGGGGGACGGCGGAGAGGCCCCCAGGCGCACCTGTGCGAACCTCGCGGCCAGGGACTCGGAGCCGAGGCGGGATACGGCCCTGAGGGTGTCCATACCGGAAGCGTCGCCCTCCTCGACGAGCAGCCTCCCGAGGAGATACCTCGCGGACTGGGCATAGACGCTCTCTCCCGACTCCCGCGAGAAGGACGCGAGCTCGGCGGCCGCCTCACTGCCGCGGCCGGTCTCCAGCAGGGCGAGGCACAGGAAGAAATGCGCGTCGTCGGCGGCAACGTTGGACGGATAGTCGGCCATCATGGCCTCGAAATGGGGAAGGGCCTCGGCCCACCGGTCGTACTCGGCCAGTATGCTGCCCCTGTACCATGGGATGTTGCCCCGGCGCGGCGAGGAGGGATAGCGCGACTCCCACCGGTCGAGCACGGCAAGACCCGAATCCGGCAGCCCGCCGCGGGCCAGGTCGAGGCCGAGGTACATCAGGGCGTTCTCGGCATCGGCCCCCGCCGGGTGGTCGTCGAGGTAGCCGTCGAGGAGGGCGCAGGCCTGGTCGTAGGATCCGAGCCTGTCGCGGGTGCGGGCGGCGAGATAGACGAGATGGCCGGGAGGGTCCTGAGCATGGACGGCGATGTCGTAAAGCTCGTTCCAGAGGCCTCCGGCGTAGAAGGCGTCGGCCAGTCCGGCGGAGAACGCGCTGTCCGAGAGCAGCCTGGGCCTCAGGAGGGCGAACGCCGGGGCATGTATGTATCCGGAGGGCCAGAGCCTTATGGACTGCGAGAAGGCATCCTCCCACCCCGCGGCTCCGCTCTCGTGCCTGAAGGTTCCCAGGGCGCCCAGGAGACGAGACCTGAGCACGCTGTCGGAGGCCGGGACCCCCTGCCTGAGATCCGTTGCCTCGTCGAGCCTTCCTGCGTAGAGGAGGGCGCCGTACCGGGCGAGAGTGAGGTCGCCGGCGGTCTGCGCAGGGAAGCTGTCTCCCGCATAGCTCAGAGCCCGGAGGGCCTCCTCCCCTCTTCCGGCCGCGACGAGGCTCTCGGCCAGGAGGAGCGCGGCGTACTCCGGCATGGGCACGAGGCTGTCGGCGAGCTTCTCGAGCATCGCGGGCGCTATCCCGGCCCCTCCGGCCACCACGGCCAGCAGGGCGTCGAGGGAATCGGGGCTCGCAAGAAGGATCTGCGCGCACGGAATCGACGGTTCGTCCAGCAGGAGGGCCGCGGCCCTGGCGTCGGACATCCGCAGGGTGTCGCCTTCAGCCCTGAGTCCGGCGGCCTGGATGTAGAGAAGGGCTGATTCTCCGTTCAGCCCTTCGTCCGCGGCTGATCGAGCCGCCGTTTCGACGGCGGAGGGGTCCGGCGGCAGCGCTGCTTCGGCCTGACCGCCATCCTCCACGGCCCTGCACGACGAGAGGGCCAGGACGGACATGAGCAGTGCGAACCGGCGCATATGATTCAGAAGCGTCCCCGGATCAGTTCCCGGTCTTGTAGGAAGCCAGCTCCGCCTGGAGGTCCGGATTCCCGGGATCGGCCGCCAGCGCACGCTGGAGCAGTGCAATGGCGTCCGCATGCCTCTCCATCGAGACCATGGCTCTGGAGCAGGCCAGGGCGATCCTGGAGGAAGGGGCCGGATCCTCGATGAAACGTGCAAGTATTTCAAGGGTGTCCCTGGGTCTTCCGGTCTTCACGTAGAGGAGCCCAAGGCCGGACAGGGCCGGCTCGAGGTAGGGGTCCTTCATCAGAGCCTTCTTGAATGTCTCCTCCGAGGCCTTCATGTCGCCTGCGGCCGCCTGGACGTGTCCGAGGTTGGCCAGGAGCTCGGGCCTCTCCGGATCTATCTCCAGTGCCGATGCGAGGGCTGCGGCGGCTTCCGGGAGCCGGCCCTGGTTGAAGCTGTGTATGGCCTCGTTGTTGAGGTCGTCGACACGAGTCCGGTTGACTGCTTCCTTCTGGGTCCTCAGGAGGCCGGCCATCTCGGCCAGGGTCTTCTCCTGACCCTGCGCCGCCTCGCCGAGGGTGATCCTCATGTCGTCCAGTATGGACTTCTGCGCCTCGAGGGTCCCGCCGAGCCCGGATATGGCGCCCGTGGTCCTCGCGTCCAGATCGGCGACCTTCGCAGCCAGGCCGTCCTCCAGGGCCTTCACCGCGGCCGGGATGGCGGCTATTCCGGCACCCATCTCGGCCAGACCCGACTCGACGGGAGCGATACCGGAGGATGCGGCCTCCGACATCTTCCGGCCCAGCAGCTCGGGCATCCCGTTCACGAACCCGTCCAGGGCGTCGAGGCGGCCGGGGAGCCCCGCGGCGACCCCGG is from Candidatus Fermentibacter sp. and encodes:
- a CDS encoding DEAD/DEAH box helicase, which encodes MTEQTKTAATTAGSSAERARAADPEGVFEALIPEIRRAIAAEGYTSPTPIQEKCIPHLLAGRDIMGTAQTGTGKTAAFALPMLQRLYADRRAPVPGSPRALILAPTRELAAQIDESIGSYGRHLRLSHAVIFGGVNQSRQTAALTRGTDILTATPGRLLDLMGQGFVRLERVEIFVLDEVDRMLDMGFIPDIRRVLAHLPAERQTMFISATMPRDMVDLAGTMVRNPVRVSISPEQPTVELVSQKVLFVDKGNKDALLVSLLNDPEVSKALVFTRMKHTANKVVRKLQVNGIQGEAIHGNKSQAARTRSLEEFRHGRCRVLVATDLAARGLDVEDVSHVINYDMPREAETYIHRIGRTARAGAAGDALSLCTSEDGASLADIERLLGEPVPAEKEHAFHSEEAFRMSRNTGGGARGAGGGTPGSRLVYNGIRRRGRR
- the kbl gene encoding glycine C-acetyltransferase; this encodes MSRRIFEDLSKLIETKKKDGLYKEERIIESHQGAEITVGGRRVLNFCANNYLGLSSHPAVLQAAKDTVDRRGYGMSSVRFICGTQDIHKQLEKKVSEFLGTEDTILYAACFDANGGVFEPFLDQDCAIIADQLNHASIIDGVRLCKAKRYVYSHIQMGPGECEFDGKKQLGLEGVLQLEEVRNCKYRMIATDGVFSMNGDLAPLDRICALAEKYDALVMVDDSHASGFVGRTGRGTHEYFGVMDKVDLITTTFGKALGGASGGCTSGRAVLIDWLRQVSRPYLFSNTVAPSVVGATMKVLEVLSGSTELRDRLEWNQKYFREKMTAAGFEILPGDHAIVPIMFTKFTPDDAPVAQAFAKDMLAEGIYVIGFFYPVVAKGQSRIRVQLSAAHTKDHIDKAIEAFVKVGRKHSVI
- a CDS encoding transglycosylase SLT domain-containing protein, producing MRRFALLMSVLALSSCRAVEDGGQAEAALPPDPSAVETAARSAADEGLNGESALLYIQAAGLRAEGDTLRMSDARAAALLLDEPSIPCAQILLASPDSLDALLAVVAGGAGIAPAMLEKLADSLVPMPEYAALLLAESLVAAGRGEEALRALSYAGDSFPAQTAGDLTLARYGALLYAGRLDEATDLRQGVPASDSVLRSRLLGALGTFRHESGAAGWEDAFSQSIRLWPSGYIHAPAFALLRPRLLSDSAFSAGLADAFYAGGLWNELYDIAVHAQDPPGHLVYLAARTRDRLGSYDQACALLDGYLDDHPAGADAENALMYLGLDLARGGLPDSGLAVLDRWESRYPSSPRRGNIPWYRGSILAEYDRWAEALPHFEAMMADYPSNVAADDAHFFLCLALLETGRGSEAAAELASFSRESGESVYAQSARYLLGRLLVEEGDASGMDTLRAVSRLGSESLAARFAQVRLGASPPSPGISSEPLEAWMTRNGVVPAPSTASSRRGAVLLDAGLRRWAVAEFKAAEEEVGGGGRMALFYLEHDVWERMPNCGWRLSTVAPEPWPADLWRLRYPAAWPGPVLRTSADFGFDPLLVWSIMRQESMFQPGASSPAGARGLIQMIPSTSEYVASRQGWDDYSPDALFEPGVSLRYGICYLSGVASEVDGPVKLLASYNGGPHNAAGRWGASTLSDDLFFCRITFNETRRYVEKVLANYEIYRLLYPSLAGLAQPRFTAAPTLSPRAGAMD
- a CDS encoding tetratricopeptide repeat protein; its protein translation is MNEGEGTTPSELSVSSLITGIGKLVFEISGQTTAIAGKVDSLEKLVSSGLFERLDRLIQGVETLQTISGQSAARPAEPAAYVPPSGVVAGEAQPPAAFPIESLTAPLEAGIARLASLESRVESIQSTVSETAGSIMGIAGPIGAAVSDSAGKLLEKAGSEGQEIRRLLSEQDERIGTLLEAVLQIGQSTREVSGVAAGLPGRLDALDGFVNGMPELLGRKMSEAASSGIAPVESGLAEMGAGIAAIPAAVKALEDGLAAKVADLDARTTGAISGLGGTLEAQKSILDDMRITLGEAAQGQEKTLAEMAGLLRTQKEAVNRTRVDDLNNEAIHSFNQGRLPEAAAALASALEIDPERPELLANLGHVQAAAGDMKASEETFKKALMKDPYLEPALSGLGLLYVKTGRPRDTLEILARFIEDPAPSSRIALACSRAMVSMERHADAIALLQRALAADPGNPDLQAELASYKTGN